Part of the Henckelia pumila isolate YLH828 chromosome 2, ASM3356847v2, whole genome shotgun sequence genome is shown below.
ACACTTTAAACCCGATCGAACGCTCACCCCTACCAGTACTTTTTTATTCTAAAAGTGCCCTGTGTAATTTTATATGGCTGTGTTTACTTAGTGAGATTAATtatatatggataaataatactatGATTATTAAACTAATTTTATAGGATGTTGAATCATGATGAATAAACAATAATATGTTTATGTAATTTTATATGGCTTTGTTTACTTAGtgagattaattatatatagaatGATGAATGATGATGGATAAACAATAACATGTTTACTTTGATTGATCAATTTTGTGATTGAAATTATGATTAAGTGACGAGTTATAATTTTACCCTTtgcttatatatataatcttatttttaatttgtatttgtaaaattgagattgtaatttttattgaataatgaatattattattaatccaCATGTAAATTGttttaattgaccaaaattattaagataaatattatttatttttaaaacaaaaattaataaattgagtaaaaaaatttcatgaataaGGACAAAATCCAATGAAATTTATTAATCATATCttaaattattagaatttttatttatgttttatgatttttaaatggatttaatatattaaaatcaaatgaaatatattaaatatatcttaaaatattgtaaatttctattcatgttttataatttttaaaatgagattttcatatattattttttgggaattaaaggatattaatgtaattttttttattgaaaagataattaattaaaaatgattacttatcaaatcttttatttgtgataaatcatcaaggtttaaagtttaaattaaataagtatGGATGAGTTTTATGAGTTAGTACGGATCCtaaaaaacaagtaaaaattgAATTGATGCCCACTTTTCGTGCCCACCaccatgcccacctatgaggtgacactcatTCATTGGTtgaaccatttgtatatgattcttctcatccattggatgattgccacctcataggtgggcacgAGAGGTGGGCATCATAGcataactcatatatatatatatatatatatatatatatatatatatatatatatatatatatgcactaGAATTTCTATATTTAAACTTGCCTAGGTATTTAAGAAGTGATCTTATGATGATTATAAGTTTTCCAAATGCAAATGTAgtgatataaaaaaaacattatttgtAATGAGCGATCTTGCACACGATGCTCATGTTCACAATTTTAATGGAAagtattcttttatttttatataaagcATATTGTGTTTGTATAATTGTATCTTTATCAAACatttcttatattttttttctcataaCAGTACAATAGAAATAtaaatagaaatatatatatcacatgtatttcatatttaaaatatcgATTTAAAATTAGGATGGTGTGTTACTAATTAGATGAATTGAAGTAAGTGTTTtataaaattgaaagaaaattcaAACTGCGTACTGAAAGTGATTATTTATAAAGCGGTATTTTAGGAAGACTactaacataaaaattaaaaactcacTTGTCTATCAACGGAACCTAGCTAGCTATCTCAATCCTCATAAATTCATAATATGGCTCATTACTCCCTATAAATAAAACCCATCTCTCATCTGAAACTTATCATTTCCCCACAAAATTCGATAAGAGCGAAATAAAGAATCGTTCAATGTTCGACTCGaaataattagaaaaaaaaaatgggtctGAGAGACATTGAGGCCACACTTCCACCAGGATTTAGGTTTTATCCGAGTGATGAAGACTTAGTTTGCCATTATCTTTACAAAAAGATCGTTAAATATGAAGAACAGGAAGTTGCAAAGGACTCAACTTTACTTGAAGTTAATCTCCATACATGTGAGCCATGGCAGCTTCCAGgtatgtacatatatatatatatagcttctTAATTAGCTACATAttgaataattttaattttaggggATCaccattaatattttaaaaaaataatattcatgTATAATTTCGATCACGATCGATATTTCATTCTTTTGCCTCCGCCACTGCGCGCATAACGACGTTGCCCTAAATTTCTTCCCCATGCAAGTGATTTCCGACCATTATGAttaattgaaaatatatatgtagTTTTCAGACGTAGTTACATAGATGAATTTGATGTATATATACAATTCGGGTACATCGATCGACTATATATGAACGAATTTTATGTGGAGAAAAGGCTAAAatataattaaggaaatttaatttttttcatcaaGATATTAAACACTTTCTTTGGATGTATTCAATCCAAGTATTGAGACGGCCTAGCTAACGTACAGTTTTGGTGCATATATATTTACATGGGAATTTATAAGTTGTGGGTTTTCATAATATAGAAGAGGCAAAGTTAAACAGAAAAGAATGGTACTTCTTCAGCTTCCGCGATTGCAAATACGCCACCGGGTTCCGGGCCAACCGGGCCACCACCTCCGGCTACTGGAAAGCCACCGGAAAAGATCGGCCGGTGTTCGACCCCAAAACTCTGGCCGTAGCAGGGATGAGGAAGACTTTAGTTTTCTACAAGAATAGAGCTCCTAATGGTATCAAAACTGGATGGATCATGCATGAATTTCGTCTTGAAAACCCTCAATTACCTCCTAAGGTATGCCACTTATAATCTACATAAACTTTTAAAACAtatgaaatattaattatatggaagttcttttttatttcttttcaaGTTTTAGTTCTACCCATGACATATATTcgttttaatttctttttttatatatggaaggtaaaattatatttttcattttttgttatGTCATGATTTAGGTCAATTTATGATTTTAGCCCActagtttattttttttctttcaattttaatcattttttttatcgtAGTATTGATTATTATAT
Proteins encoded:
- the LOC140884870 gene encoding protein CUP-SHAPED COTYLEDON 2-like, which translates into the protein MGLRDIEATLPPGFRFYPSDEDLVCHYLYKKIVKYEEQEVAKDSTLLEVNLHTCEPWQLPEEAKLNRKEWYFFSFRDCKYATGFRANRATTSGYWKATGKDRPVFDPKTLAVAGMRKTLVFYKNRAPNGIKTGWIMHEFRLENPQLPPKEDWVLCRVFHKSKGENSHIFHGTASNYNIEQQRYENINARSLSERPSGQNPAAYPESSSLLELPAPLKLSVNINEDQPAGKILEAKISDEDYGFLFDMDLDYYIFHG